The Desulfonatronospira thiodismutans ASO3-1 region TCTACAGAGACATCGCCCTTGGTTACATGGATCTCCATAGCGGATTGATCGGCATCAAACTGGTAGTAATGGTACTCTTGAGGCGAGAGATGAAAAGCAAAGGACTTTTCCTGGGTTAATTCAATCAATCTGGCCTCATCTCGAGTGCCACCAGGATAATTCGTACCATCAGAACTCATGCTTACCTCCTTTAAGTTAGTGAATAGAATTGTGGCTTCAAAAATAAAAAAAGCCCGTCTCCGCCATCAAAGGCAGAAACGGGCTTACAAGTCTGTGTATGTCACAGGCTGATTGACAGATCCAGGGCCTGGTGCAGGGACCAGCTCTGCTCTATATGGCGGATTAGAAACATGAAAATCATATAGTTCCCCTTTTGCTTAAAGCCTCCCGTACTTTAACTGCACGTAAAGTGCAATATTTTTTTACGATAAATCGGCTGACTGGAAATTCCCAGTTGTCTGGCTGCCTCTGCAAGGAAGGGATCTCATATAACCACCCCCGGGCCTTAAGAAGTATGGGAGTATGGGCGTCAAGATATCTTCACGCCCACGCAAAATGACCGCAGGAGCGGTCGAAAAAAGTTCCCACGCAGAGCGTGGGAACGTAACCATTCAGGGGAAGCCTCAATCGGCCTGGGGACAGTCCCCGCGACACTTTTCTGCACCAAATTCAAAAATTGCAAACGCAAAGTTTTGTGAACCTGCACATTTAGTACTTAGCGAGGGACAGTCCCCAGGCTTAGTGCCAGTAATCGACACCGAGGACCCCCTGAATGGTTACGTGGGAACGATAATATACCCCCATACACCCAAACTTTCTTCCTGAAGGAAGGGATTTCATACAACCTCCCCCGGCCCCTCCTTGGCTAAGGAGGGGAGTTTACTAAGACCAGAGGTCAGAGTTCAAAGGTCCCCTGTGAAACACCCCAGAGGCTTGCCCGGTTAACCTTCTTCCAGTTAACTGGGGGACCCCGGTTTCACCCCAGTGTACTGGAAGAGAGTACACAGGGCAAGCAGAGGTCAGTAAAAACAAAAAGTGCGTGGCATGGCGCGTGATTGATCCCTTGGTTAAGGAGGGGAGTTTACCGCGGAAAAAGAGGCCCCTACGGGACAACATCAGAAAGTGGTGTATTGGAGTATTGTGTCAGCTTAGACAAACTCACTCACTCCAAAGGTGTCATCTTCCTTTTCTACTCCCATAAACTGTATTTCCTGGATGGAGGGTTCAGAAGATTCAGTCCGGTTTTGTAAATCATCAGGCTCCAGTACCAGATCCACCAGGACATTTTCATCGGGCATGGTAAAATCCATTTCCACTTTTTCTTCAAATTTATCATGGTTAAAGGTAAGCAGATAATCTCCAGGTTCAAGCTGCATGGCATAACCACCGGAATCCCAGGTAGTAGTACCCTGTCCTCCAACCTGAATCTGGACATCTCCCAGACCTTCTCCCGGCTTGTATGCCCCTGAATCATCAAGATCCTGAAACACAGTACCGGTTAGAAAAGGCGTATCACTGGTATGAGCAAATTTGACAGTTGACATGTATACAGTATTGTTAGCATAGTCTCCAAGCAGAGAGCCCACGCCGACTTCCATAAATGACTCGCTCATGGTGTTTTCACGATGACCAGATGAAAGAAACAGGTTTTCATGCTTTTGAGCGATGAGTTCATCCATACCCTCTGTGTAGCCCGTTAAAGCCAGATTTTCACCCCAGCCCCAGGGCGGATCGGTATTGTAGTCCGTATCCTTTATGCGATCCTCCACGGAGCTGCCTCCTTCACCGGTGTGATCAAAAGTATCGTTATCCAGCATCCACTGTGAATGTTCTCTGGCTGCCTGCGTCAAATCCGGGTTGAAGGCCAGGGGCTGCTTCATGTCTGGAGATATTTCATCTTCAGGAGAAATGTCCTGATTGAGATCTATACCAAACAGATCGGCCTCGGCTTCCGGATCCAGTCTGGCCCGGTTTATAAGAGTTATCATGTACTGTTCGTAGTCTGTCGGAAAATGACTTTCGACTTCTTGCGTTGAAACCGACAGGGGTTGCGTTTCTGCAGTCTTCTCTGTCGGAGTATGTTCCACTTTTATGGTCTGATCGTCATTACCAAGAGTAAGCTCTGTTCCCTGCGCCAAATCAACCACCAGGCCGTAGTCTGCAAAATCTGAGAAGGAAACTACCTGATCCTCTGCCACCTGGTAGCTCTTGGTTACCTCCAGATCACTCAGATCCAGTTCCTGGCCTTCTATGTACTCCAGGTCCGGCTGGGTGGTTATTTCTATTCCAACGACAAAGTCCTCAATGGAAACATTTAGCGTGCTCTGCGATGAAACAATATCCGCATTGTCCGCATCAGCTGTCACGTCTATGGTGTATTCTCCGGCATCCTCTATCACCAGGTCTTCAAATGTAACCGTGGTCTCTGTTCCTTGGAGAGAGTCTACATCTATGGTCTCTTCTATCTCAGTACCAGCTATCGTCAGGTCCACAGTCAGGTTTTCAGTCTCAACATCTGCCAGTTCCTCTATATTCACATCTACTGAGAATTCCTGGCCTGGCTCCGGCTCTTCCGGGGTAATGTTCATAAAATTAATCTTTAACTCGGCAGCAGACTCACCTTGCACTGTCCACTCCTGGCTGAGACCTTCCTGCAATGCACCATCAAAAAAAGGAGTAACCCCCAACTCTTTACCGCCACGTTCCGCCGTAAAATACTCATCCCCCAGCCTGTCTCCACGGACCCAGCCGTTGCCCACAGCGGTGTCAACGGGCTCTTCGTCCACCTTGACCTGGAACCAGATAGTATCCGCAGTGACTCCGGTTGGAAGGTTGTAGCGTAAGCGTCCATTTAACCCCATCTTTTTTTCTCCGCCTGATGTGCTAATGGTCTCCCAAATACCAAGGAGGGGCCGTTATGCAAACCAAGTCACAGAAGTACACGCCTGAGGAGCGGGCCGGATTCTGGTCCGCGCATATCAACAAGTGGAGGCAGGGCAGCCTGACCAAGGCCGAATACTGCCGCAGGGCAGAACTGTCCAAGCATGCCTTCTATTACTGGTGCAAAAAGCTTGGGCACACCAATTCCAGGAAAACCCAGGAGGAAAATGCCATCGTGCCGGTGCCCCTGAAGGTTGTCCAGGAGAAAACCCATACGCCTCTGCGCCTGATGGTCAATAGTTACCAAGTGGATATCCCGGGTGATTTCCAGCAGGAAGTACTGGCCAAGCTTGTCCGTACTCTGGAGGAGATCACGTGATCGCGGTAAGTCAGGCCAAGGTGTATCTGGTCACCGGACATACCGACATGCGCAAGGCCATAGACGGGTTGTCCATCATGGTCCAGGCTCAGCTGGAGCATGACCCCTTTTCCGGTCATCTGTTTGTCTTCTGCAACAGGCAGCGAACCATCATCAAGATCCTGTACTGGGACACAAACGGTTTTTGCCTGTGGCAAAAGCGCCTGGAGAAGCAAAGCTTCAAGTGGCCTGCATCAAAGCAGGAAGTTATGGAGCTTGATGCGAGGCAGCTTGTTTGGCTTTTAGACGGTCTGGACCCTGTGCAGGTCAGGGGGCACAAAGAGTTAAAATTTTCCACATTATTTTAGATTTTTTTGCAAAAAAAGCTTGCAATTCCAAATGGTTGTGTGTATATGAATACTCAGTTATGGACATCAACAACTTGCCAGATGATAAGGATGCGCTCAAAGATATCGTTGCTGACTACCACCAGCAACTTATCTACCTGCAGGAGAAACTGAACTTCCTGCAAAAAGCCATCTATGGGTCCAAATCCGATAAAAAACCCAAATGCGGCTCCAAAGAGACCTGGCCCATGATGCCTGGCCTTGTTGAGATGGAAACCGAGGTGGAAACGCCCCAGGAAAAAACCATCACCATACCTGAACATTCCCGTAAGAAACGTGGCCGCAAGCCCATCCCCAAGGATCTTCCCAGAAAGGATATAATCCATGACCTCTCTGGGGAGGAAAAGATATGCCCCTGCGGAGTCGAGCTAAGCCCGATAGGTCAGGAAGTAAGCGAAAAACTGGATTATATCCCTGCCAGGCTGATTGTTAATCGCTACATCCGTCTCAAATACGCCTGCAAAAACTGCGAGGGAGCCGAAGATGATCAGGGTGCAGTCAAAATAGCTCCCATGCCGGAACAGCTGATCCCCCAGGGCATAGTGACTCCAGGTCTTATGGCTCATATCATCACAGCCAAGTTTGTGGACGGCCTACCCTTTTATCGCCAGTGCAAGCAGCTTTTAAGGCTGGGCATTGATATCTCCCGTTCCACCATGGTCTCCTGGGCCATGCATGCGGCCAGGGTCTGCGAGCCTTTCCTGGATCTGTTCAAAAAGGAGATCATGCTCGGATTCCAGGTGGGCATAGACGAGACCCCGGTACAGGTACTTGATGAACCGGGCCGGTCCAACACTTCCAAGTCATATATGTGGGTTTTCCTTGGCGGCCATCCTGAAAATCCCACTGTCCTTTATGATTATCATCCCACGCGAAGCGGTCTGGCCCTGGATTTCCTCCAGGACTATCAAGGTTATATTCAAAGTGACGGCTATGCAGTCTACAACGACCTGGGCGACAAGCCGGGCATATTCCATGTAGGATGCCTGGCCCATGTCCGGCGCAAGTTTATGGATGTGGTCAAACTCTCCAAGAAACAAAAGCACAAGGGCGGAACCGCCCAGGAAATCCTGAACCTTATCGCCAAGCTATATATCCTGGAACAGTCCTTTGAAACCAGAAAGCTAAAGCCCGACCGGATACAGGAAGAACGTCAGGAAAAAAGTATACCCATACTAAACCAGATAAAAACTCTGCTGGACGAAAGAAGTAAAACCACCCCGGACAAAAGCAAACTGGGCACGGCCATAAATTATGCCCTGAACCAGTGGGACAGAGTGGTGCGCTATACACTGGATGGCCGGCTGCGGCCTGACAATAATCTGGTGGAAAACGCCATCAGACCCTTCGCCCTGGGACGCAAGAACTGGCTTTTTGCCGGACATCCCAATGGAGCCAAGGCAGGCGCTATGTACTTCTCCCTGGTGGAGACAGCCAAAAAGAACGGCCTGGAGCCTTACGCATACTTACGCCACCTGTTTGAAAACTTGCCCCTGGCCAAGACCGAGCAGGATCTGAAGGCCCTTATGCCTCAGTACATAGATCCGGAAGTCCTGCCTTCCCCCACTGCCTGCTGATCCCAACCATCATACCCCTGGCCTGCTGCATATCCAGTGGGCCAGGGAATACTACCAACGATACCCGCCCATGGATAGGTGTACCCGTTTGGACGCTTACGTTGTAGCTGAACATTTCGCTCAAAGGGGTATCTTCTTCCACGTAAGCTTTGTCTATGCTTAATTCATAATGCTCGGCCCTATCCACCATTTGAGTCTGAGCTTTATCTG contains the following coding sequences:
- the tnpC gene encoding IS66 family transposase, which gives rise to MDINNLPDDKDALKDIVADYHQQLIYLQEKLNFLQKAIYGSKSDKKPKCGSKETWPMMPGLVEMETEVETPQEKTITIPEHSRKKRGRKPIPKDLPRKDIIHDLSGEEKICPCGVELSPIGQEVSEKLDYIPARLIVNRYIRLKYACKNCEGAEDDQGAVKIAPMPEQLIPQGIVTPGLMAHIITAKFVDGLPFYRQCKQLLRLGIDISRSTMVSWAMHAARVCEPFLDLFKKEIMLGFQVGIDETPVQVLDEPGRSNTSKSYMWVFLGGHPENPTVLYDYHPTRSGLALDFLQDYQGYIQSDGYAVYNDLGDKPGIFHVGCLAHVRRKFMDVVKLSKKQKHKGGTAQEILNLIAKLYILEQSFETRKLKPDRIQEERQEKSIPILNQIKTLLDERSKTTPDKSKLGTAINYALNQWDRVVRYTLDGRLRPDNNLVENAIRPFALGRKNWLFAGHPNGAKAGAMYFSLVETAKKNGLEPYAYLRHLFENLPLAKTEQDLKALMPQYIDPEVLPSPTAC
- a CDS encoding CAP domain-containing protein; amino-acid sequence: MGLNGRLRYNLPTGVTADTIWFQVKVDEEPVDTAVGNGWVRGDRLGDEYFTAERGGKELGVTPFFDGALQEGLSQEWTVQGESAAELKINFMNITPEEPEPGQEFSVDVNIEELADVETENLTVDLTIAGTEIEETIDVDSLQGTETTVTFEDLVIEDAGEYTIDVTADADNADIVSSQSTLNVSIEDFVVGIEITTQPDLEYIEGQELDLSDLEVTKSYQVAEDQVVSFSDFADYGLVVDLAQGTELTLGNDDQTIKVEHTPTEKTAETQPLSVSTQEVESHFPTDYEQYMITLINRARLDPEAEADLFGIDLNQDISPEDEISPDMKQPLAFNPDLTQAAREHSQWMLDNDTFDHTGEGGSSVEDRIKDTDYNTDPPWGWGENLALTGYTEGMDELIAQKHENLFLSSGHRENTMSESFMEVGVGSLLGDYANNTVYMSTVKFAHTSDTPFLTGTVFQDLDDSGAYKPGEGLGDVQIQVGGQGTTTWDSGGYAMQLEPGDYLLTFNHDKFEEKVEMDFTMPDENVLVDLVLEPDDLQNRTESSEPSIQEIQFMGVEKEDDTFGVSEFV
- the tnpA gene encoding IS66 family insertion sequence element accessory protein TnpA, which codes for MQTKSQKYTPEERAGFWSAHINKWRQGSLTKAEYCRRAELSKHAFYYWCKKLGHTNSRKTQEENAIVPVPLKVVQEKTHTPLRLMVNSYQVDIPGDFQQEVLAKLVRTLEEIT
- the tnpB gene encoding IS66 family insertion sequence element accessory protein TnpB (TnpB, as the term is used for proteins encoded by IS66 family insertion elements, is considered an accessory protein, since TnpC, encoded by a neighboring gene, is a DDE family transposase.); translated protein: MIAVSQAKVYLVTGHTDMRKAIDGLSIMVQAQLEHDPFSGHLFVFCNRQRTIIKILYWDTNGFCLWQKRLEKQSFKWPASKQEVMELDARQLVWLLDGLDPVQVRGHKELKFSTLF